Genomic DNA from Lactuca sativa cultivar Salinas chromosome 8, Lsat_Salinas_v11, whole genome shotgun sequence:
GACTCTTTTTAATACCTTTCGCATTTCCTTACAACCTCTCCTTCATAAATGTATGTCATTGTTTTGTAGGGAAGAGGGACAAATGCGAAGAAAAATGACCTCTAGAGTCGACTATATAACTGATCTTCCTCAAAGTATCATCGAAACCATACTCACAAAGATGCCATTAAGAGATGCTGTAAGAACAAGTATATTATCTTCCAAATGGAGATACAAATGGGCTACACTTACACACCTTGTGTTCAATGATAAATGTGCATCAGGGACCCCAGATAGATCACTTGCAAAGTTTATAAGTCGATTTCTTCTACTTCACCATGGCCCTATCAATCGATTTGTTCTATCTACAGCTTATTTACAATCCTCCCCTGATTTAGATCAATGGCTGCTTTTCTTATCAAGAAAAGATGTTAAAGAATTGGTTCTTGAATTAGGTGGCGAGTGGTTTAAAGCACCTACTTGTCTTTTTTCATGTCAAAAGCTGGTTAATTTGGAGCTTTTTAGATGGGCTTTAAACCCTCCATTATCTTTTAAAGGCTTCCCATATTTGAAACACCTTAGCTTTCAACAAGTTCTTATTGGTTCAGAAGCTCTTCAGAATCTTATCTCGGGTTGCATTCTTCTTGAGACATTGAATTTATCGTATTATGATAGCTTAGAACTTACAATTTGTTCACCAAATCTAAAGTTTTTAATCTTGGAAGGTGAAATTAAAGACATATGTCTTGAGTATGCTCCAAAATTAGTTGCTATAACTGTTTCCATGTATATGACCGATGATTTAGCCCAACATTTCGGTCAAAGTTCAGGTTGTAACTTTGACAGGTTTCTTGGAAACATACCTTCTCTTCAAAGACTCATTGGTAGAAGTTACTTTACAGAAGTaagatattgatataattatataACTTCATTTGTTGATTTTATCAGCTGttgaattacttttttttttgtatgttattCAGTATATGAGTATAGGTAACAACACCTTTGGAAAAACAGAGATGAAGTATGATAAGCTTAAGTTCATTGAGCTCTCTCAAGTAAGCTTTGAGCACATGAAAGAATTAAAAGTTGTTCTTCGATTGATTCTAAACTCTCCAAATCTTGAAGAACTTCAAATTGCAGTGAGTTTAAAGAATCTTTATCAATCTTGAAGATGAAAAGCAACCCATTTGTGATTCGACTCTAATTTTATTTTggatatgatttttagggttcatCGAATTCATCATCTGCAAGAGAAGCTCCGGATTTGGATTTTTGGGAGAAAGAATGTGAGTTTGATTGCAAATTTGAACATTTGAAGATGGTGAAAATGATGGATATGTCTGGAGTTCCACATGAAATTGGATTCATAGGATTTATGCTTGGAAATTCACCTGTTCTTGAGACTATGAGCATCACCCCAAGTGTGTATATGACTGAGGACAGATTAAATTTTTTGATTGAGTTAACAAAGTTTAAACGAGCATCACCAGAAGCTGAAATGATATTTGTTCAAGATTAGGGGTAAATCTTGTCTATTTATATGAATTTCTCAATCTCTTATGACTTGTATTTTCATGTAACAAGTTCCAACCTTAGTTCtactatttgaaattttttaaggaTGTTACATGTTTTCTGATATCTTTGGTGAGATATTTCCACATCAGCTTTTGTGATGATATAAGTTCACATATAGAAGATTGTTTTCACATGTGGATTTTGGTCTTGAGGAAGAAGCAAAATAGTTGTAGGTTTCATGAGAAGGTTCGGGGTGGAAGTTGCATGTTTAATGTATTGCGTCTCGTTTCATAGGGAAAGGATGGAATGGTGCTTTCAATAGTTATATAAAAAATTGTCATTTAATAAAAGGGAAAATGCCATCTAATAAGAAATCGCCATGTAAATTGCATGTTTAATGTATTACCAATAAAATTCGTTTCATTTTTTAATCACAGATAAATGTGGTTGATTTAAAAAACTTATTTAACGTTCTATGATTTATGGGATATATAcataaagtcctaatatttttatcaatttgacaagaaagttctaaactttatttttttgacagtaaagtccaaattaccgggagtttttaagatttttattatttttttttttcggttagccggtaatttgggattttttgtcaaaaaaaaaaaaataaataaaatttaggaatttcttgtcaaatcgttaaTTAGAACtttactgtaaaaaaaaaaaataataaagtttaggatatttttgtcaaatcgttgaaaatatttgGACTTT
This window encodes:
- the LOC111910451 gene encoding F-box/FBD/LRR-repeat protein At1g13570, which translates into the protein MRRKMTSRVDYITDLPQSIIETILTKMPLRDAVRTSILSSKWRYKWATLTHLVFNDKCASGTPDRSLAKFISRFLLLHHGPINRFVLSTAYLQSSPDLDQWLLFLSRKDVKELVLELGGEWFKAPTCLFSCQKLVNLELFRWALNPPLSFKGFPYLKHLSFQQVLIGSEALQNLISGCILLETLNLSYYDSLELTICSPNLKFLILEGEIKDICLEYAPKLVAITVSMYMTDDLAQHFGQSSGCNFDRFLGNIPSLQRLIGRSYFTEYMSIGNNTFGKTEMKYDKLKFIELSQVSFEHMKELKVVLRLILNSPNLEELQIAGSSNSSSAREAPDLDFWEKECEFDCKFEHLKMVKMMDMSGVPHEIGFIGFMLGNSPVLETMSITPSVYMTEDRLNFLIELTKFKRASPEAEMIFVQD